A single genomic interval of Porphyromonas sp. oral taxon 275 harbors:
- a CDS encoding PD-(D/E)XK nuclease family protein, whose translation MSSPQAPFLEQVAAHFLAEDLDRYLFVFPSKRAQSFFRHYLGQLSSERPIFAPELCTMSEFVGRLVPERRVLDRTAQLFELYEAYREVRPAEEVESFDDFVYWGNIILQDFDLIDRYLVDPTSLYRNISDLKALEGNFFDYWEAAEEEETLEELQALCEAFWQIFGSPHKGKAASEEEVSERFLAFWRCLAPLYYRFAERLEAAGYTTDGYRYRLANHELEERLELLDGEKQCVFVGLFTVPRAERRILRHLAERGQAAFCWDRRVQIVADKEHPAHRYLARLSERLGAEVKGRWNDPDVPLLPQQITRLITSGRIAETKVLPSLLTEHLGLSPEEGALDTAIILPDEGQLLAVANALPESFQQINITLGFPLERTPIALLLQRWMQLHDYAQLQQTRGSYPADRVLSLIGLRLISQSAPLMAALIGRLRRGRFHITTQRLFALSGELAAQLPSEEATDTERQIQLLHLLFDPIDSPLELLERLERILQLLQEELLSRELARREEEAEGGEGLEAEASEEASEAFDLEFVYHYQRLLTRLSDLIKSKAERVALSVQTTIGLLDELVRLVTIPFEGNPLRGIQVMGLMETRGIQLEHMIYLSAQDDVLPRDQYTHSLIPVSLRRAFGLPTGSADDPGSDYTFFQTIARARRLVFIASPSDPMGSQSEESRYIKLLRYVYDCPIETLQLQLRSRRQPPRLIVQPKTPQVMAELAKYLGDESTPPSQHLSPSRLKDYLLCPLSFYYKSVLSISEEDEPELMMRANDFGTVYHEVMECIYEKRRGHLLDAQDFASARQELDRLVEESYAKLYELKDTQQLSPLDQLYVHMIKRYVQRSLEVDGSTPQLQIEAGEAELSISYPLELGTAGRCVGLKGRIDRIDSCAAGEDSLGAPRHYRVVDYKTGQDRLSLKGEGIESLMLADNKAILQTLFYCLLVLHDRPDSYDATRLYPVIYLLRGDAGLVKRGAQYDGRIKGLERLLTASSAAAEDSEEADKPAKGKGKAKRSATPLSYGAVQTPFEAFLRQQLSELFDPAVPFVQTEDAKSCEHCSFRSLCGR comes from the coding sequence ATGAGCTCCCCCCAAGCCCCCTTCCTAGAGCAGGTCGCCGCACACTTCCTCGCCGAGGACCTCGACCGTTACCTCTTCGTCTTCCCGTCCAAGCGCGCCCAGAGCTTCTTCCGTCACTACCTCGGACAGCTCTCAAGCGAGCGGCCGATCTTCGCCCCCGAGCTCTGCACGATGAGCGAGTTCGTCGGTCGCCTCGTACCCGAGCGCCGTGTGCTGGATAGGACGGCGCAGCTCTTCGAGCTCTACGAGGCCTACCGCGAGGTACGCCCTGCCGAGGAGGTCGAGTCCTTCGATGACTTCGTCTACTGGGGCAACATCATCCTGCAGGACTTTGACCTCATCGACCGCTACCTCGTGGATCCGACGAGTCTATACCGTAATATCAGTGATCTGAAGGCTTTGGAGGGGAACTTCTTCGACTATTGGGAGGCGGCTGAGGAGGAAGAGACGCTGGAGGAGCTCCAGGCACTCTGCGAGGCCTTCTGGCAGATCTTCGGCAGTCCTCACAAGGGCAAGGCCGCCTCCGAGGAGGAGGTCTCGGAGCGCTTCCTCGCCTTCTGGCGCTGCCTGGCACCCCTATACTACCGCTTTGCCGAGCGGCTCGAGGCGGCGGGCTACACGACGGACGGCTACCGCTATCGCCTGGCGAATCACGAGCTGGAGGAACGTCTGGAGCTATTGGATGGAGAGAAGCAATGCGTCTTCGTAGGGCTCTTCACCGTGCCGCGGGCTGAGCGGCGCATCCTGCGTCACCTAGCCGAGCGCGGGCAGGCAGCCTTCTGCTGGGACCGCAGGGTACAGATCGTGGCGGACAAGGAGCACCCCGCGCACCGCTACCTCGCCCGCCTCAGTGAGCGCCTCGGAGCCGAGGTCAAGGGGCGGTGGAACGACCCCGACGTGCCGCTCCTCCCCCAGCAGATCACCCGCCTCATCACCTCGGGACGCATCGCCGAGACCAAGGTGCTACCCAGTCTCCTCACCGAGCACCTAGGGCTCTCCCCCGAGGAGGGCGCCCTCGACACCGCCATCATCCTCCCGGACGAAGGGCAGCTGCTGGCGGTAGCGAACGCCTTGCCCGAGAGCTTCCAGCAGATCAACATCACCCTTGGCTTCCCTCTGGAGCGCACCCCGATCGCGCTGCTCCTGCAGCGCTGGATGCAGCTGCACGACTATGCCCAGCTGCAGCAGACGCGCGGCTCCTACCCTGCCGACCGCGTCCTCAGCCTCATCGGCCTGCGCCTCATCTCACAGTCCGCGCCCCTCATGGCGGCACTCATCGGCAGGCTCCGCCGTGGGCGCTTCCACATCACGACGCAGCGGCTCTTCGCTCTCAGCGGGGAGCTGGCCGCCCAGCTGCCTAGCGAGGAGGCCACCGACACCGAGCGCCAGATCCAGCTGCTGCACCTGCTCTTCGACCCCATCGATAGCCCGCTGGAGCTGCTGGAGCGCCTCGAGCGCATCCTACAGCTCCTGCAGGAGGAGCTGCTGAGCCGTGAGCTAGCACGTCGGGAAGAAGAAGCAGAAGGGGGTGAAGGGCTGGAGGCCGAGGCGTCAGAGGAGGCCAGCGAAGCCTTCGACCTAGAGTTCGTCTACCACTACCAGCGCCTCTTGACGCGCCTCAGTGACCTCATCAAGAGCAAGGCCGAGCGCGTGGCGCTGAGCGTACAGACGACGATCGGGCTGCTGGACGAACTGGTACGGCTGGTGACGATCCCCTTCGAAGGCAACCCACTGCGAGGCATCCAGGTGATGGGACTTATGGAGACGCGCGGCATCCAGCTGGAGCACATGATCTACCTCTCGGCTCAGGACGATGTGCTGCCGCGGGATCAGTACACGCACAGCCTGATCCCCGTGAGCCTACGCCGAGCCTTCGGCCTACCGACAGGCAGCGCCGATGATCCCGGGAGCGACTATACCTTCTTCCAGACCATAGCGCGGGCGCGCCGACTGGTCTTCATCGCCTCGCCCAGTGACCCGATGGGCAGCCAGAGCGAGGAGAGCCGCTACATCAAGCTCCTCCGCTATGTCTACGACTGCCCCATAGAGACGCTGCAGCTGCAGCTGCGGAGTCGCCGTCAGCCGCCGAGGCTCATCGTCCAGCCCAAGACGCCTCAGGTAATGGCGGAGCTAGCGAAGTACCTCGGCGACGAGAGCACACCGCCGAGCCAGCACCTATCCCCCTCGCGCCTCAAGGACTACCTCCTCTGCCCCCTCTCCTTCTACTATAAGAGCGTGCTCAGCATCTCGGAGGAGGACGAGCCCGAGCTGATGATGCGGGCCAATGACTTCGGCACCGTCTACCACGAGGTCATGGAGTGCATCTACGAGAAGCGCCGCGGACATCTCCTAGACGCTCAGGACTTCGCCAGCGCACGGCAGGAGCTCGACCGCCTCGTAGAGGAGAGCTACGCGAAGCTCTATGAGCTGAAGGACACGCAGCAGCTCAGCCCCCTCGACCAGCTCTATGTCCACATGATCAAGCGCTACGTACAGCGCAGCCTCGAGGTGGACGGCAGCACGCCCCAGCTACAAATCGAGGCGGGCGAGGCCGAGCTCTCGATCAGCTACCCCCTAGAGCTCGGGACGGCAGGACGCTGTGTGGGGCTCAAGGGACGTATCGACCGCATCGACAGCTGTGCCGCGGGGGAGGATAGCCTCGGCGCGCCGCGCCACTACCGCGTCGTAGACTATAAGACGGGCCAGGATAGGCTCAGCCTCAAGGGCGAAGGGATAGAGAGCCTCATGCTAGCGGACAACAAGGCCATCCTGCAGACGCTCTTCTACTGCCTCCTCGTCCTGCATGACCGCCCCGACAGCTACGATGCCACACGGCTCTACCCTGTCATCTACCTCCTGCGCGGGGACGCTGGCCTCGTCAAGAGGGGCGCCCAGTACGACGGGCGCATCAAGGGGCTGGAGCGCCTCCTCACCGCTTCCAGCGCGGCCGCAGAAGACAGCGAGGAGGCAGACAAGCCTGCCAAGGGCAAGGGCAAGGCTAAGCGCTCCGCTACGCCCCTCTCCTACGGCGCCGTGCAGACACCCTTCGAGGCCTTCCTGCGGCAGCAACTTAGCGAACTCTTCGACCCTGCCGTCCCCTTTGTCCAGACTGAGGACGCTAAGTCCTGCGAGCACTGCAGCTTCCGCAGCCTATGCGGTCGCTAG
- the polA gene encoding DNA polymerase I, whose protein sequence is MSRLFLLDAYALIYRAYYAFIKNPRIDSSGRNTSAVFGFVLMLEDLLGKAQPDELAVVFDPKGGTFRHREYPEYKAQREETPEGIRIAVPLIRQLLEAYRIPAVEVEDFEADDVIGTLSQQAAAAGQEVYMVTPDKDYGQLVGPQVWMYRPATGGGYELWGEEEIKEKYGLQHPSQVIDYLALLGDKVDNIPGCKGIGEKGAQKLLAEYGSVEELLAHAQDIKGATGRKLLEGADDIRLSYYLATIRRDVPIHYEPGAWSLQPKDEEAVRALFEELEFRTLLSRVLGSKPAPAPKAPALPAEDLFASLEETEEAATPAPTELAPLRIELLTEETLEAFVQRAAGASVLTFDSETTSVDPLTAELVALTFALDDSCTYYLDIPAERSAALALLERLRPLFASTCSLKVGQNLKYDLQVLLSYGIEVSGELFDTMIAHYLLYPDMRHGLDELADKFLGYQMMSFEELIAPQSTKHFDLRQVAPERLQYYASEDTHITYQLYRYLRERLEAAQLTDLFREVEMPLLRVLLRIERTGVRLDKDCLARQGAALEKRLSELEEEINTLIGHPININSSKQVGEALFDELQIVEKPKKTKTGGYTTSEEVLEKLRDKHPVVEKILDYRGVKKLLSTYIDTLPEQTYPDGKIHTTFNQTIAATGRLSSSNPNIQNIPIRTPEGRAIREAFVPEPGCTFLSADYSQIELRLMAHFSQDEALIEAFRSGQDVHQATAAKIYGLSLEEVTSDMRRRAKTANFGIIYGISAFGLSERLSISRKEAKELIDGYFASYPGVARYMHEVVEQAKRQGYVSTLLGRRRSLPDINSANAVVRGYAERNAINAPLQGSAADLIKIAMIRLEEELRSRGLRSEILLQVHDELNLNVPLDELDEVTHLVRTTMEAVYPELRVPLEVSIGTGANWLEAH, encoded by the coding sequence ATGTCACGCCTCTTCCTCCTCGACGCCTACGCGCTGATCTACCGCGCCTACTACGCCTTCATCAAGAACCCGCGCATCGATAGCTCGGGACGCAATACCTCCGCTGTCTTCGGCTTCGTCCTCATGCTGGAGGATCTGCTGGGTAAGGCACAGCCCGACGAACTGGCGGTCGTCTTCGACCCCAAGGGTGGCACCTTCCGCCACCGCGAGTACCCCGAGTACAAGGCGCAGCGCGAGGAGACGCCCGAGGGCATACGTATCGCCGTGCCGCTGATCCGCCAGCTGCTGGAGGCCTACCGCATCCCCGCTGTCGAGGTGGAGGACTTCGAGGCGGACGACGTCATCGGCACGCTCAGCCAGCAGGCCGCCGCCGCAGGGCAGGAGGTCTATATGGTCACCCCCGACAAGGACTACGGGCAGCTCGTCGGCCCCCAGGTATGGATGTACCGCCCTGCCACGGGCGGCGGCTACGAGCTTTGGGGCGAGGAGGAGATCAAGGAGAAGTACGGCCTACAGCACCCCAGCCAGGTCATCGACTACCTCGCCCTGCTGGGGGACAAAGTGGATAACATCCCCGGCTGTAAGGGCATAGGGGAGAAGGGCGCGCAGAAGCTCCTCGCCGAGTACGGCAGCGTCGAGGAGCTGCTGGCCCACGCCCAGGACATCAAGGGTGCCACAGGGCGCAAGCTCCTAGAGGGCGCCGACGACATCCGCCTCTCCTACTACCTAGCGACCATCCGCCGCGACGTGCCTATCCACTACGAGCCGGGGGCCTGGAGCCTGCAGCCCAAGGATGAGGAGGCGGTACGTGCGCTCTTCGAGGAACTAGAGTTCCGCACGCTCCTTAGCCGTGTCCTCGGCTCGAAGCCCGCCCCCGCCCCCAAGGCTCCCGCCCTACCCGCGGAGGATCTCTTCGCCAGCCTCGAGGAGACGGAGGAGGCCGCGACCCCTGCCCCCACCGAGCTGGCGCCCCTACGCATCGAGCTACTGACGGAGGAGACGCTGGAGGCCTTCGTCCAGCGCGCCGCTGGGGCCAGTGTCCTCACCTTCGACAGCGAGACCACGAGCGTAGACCCGCTGACGGCCGAGCTCGTCGCCCTGACCTTCGCCCTGGACGACAGTTGCACCTATTACCTCGACATCCCCGCCGAGCGTAGCGCCGCCCTTGCGCTCCTCGAGCGCCTACGTCCGCTCTTTGCCTCCACGTGCTCGCTCAAGGTCGGGCAGAACCTCAAGTACGACCTACAGGTGCTGCTCAGCTACGGCATCGAGGTCTCGGGCGAGCTCTTCGACACCATGATCGCCCACTATCTGCTCTATCCCGACATGCGTCACGGGCTGGATGAGCTGGCGGATAAGTTCCTCGGCTACCAGATGATGAGCTTCGAGGAGCTGATCGCGCCGCAGAGTACTAAGCACTTCGACCTACGCCAAGTAGCCCCCGAGCGCCTGCAGTACTACGCCTCGGAGGATACGCACATCACCTATCAGCTCTACCGCTACCTACGTGAGCGCCTCGAGGCCGCCCAGCTCACAGACCTCTTCCGCGAGGTGGAGATGCCACTGCTACGCGTGCTGCTACGCATAGAGCGCACGGGGGTACGCCTCGACAAGGACTGCCTCGCCCGTCAGGGAGCCGCCCTCGAGAAGCGCCTCAGCGAACTGGAAGAGGAGATCAACACCCTCATCGGCCACCCGATCAACATCAATAGCAGCAAGCAGGTAGGCGAGGCGCTCTTCGACGAGCTGCAGATCGTGGAGAAGCCCAAGAAGACGAAGACCGGCGGCTACACCACGAGCGAAGAGGTACTGGAGAAGCTCCGCGACAAGCATCCCGTCGTGGAGAAGATCCTCGACTACCGCGGGGTGAAGAAGCTGCTCAGTACCTACATCGACACCCTGCCCGAGCAGACCTACCCCGACGGCAAGATCCACACGACCTTCAACCAAACGATCGCCGCCACAGGACGCCTCTCCAGCAGCAACCCCAACATACAGAACATCCCCATCCGCACCCCCGAGGGACGCGCCATCCGCGAGGCCTTCGTCCCCGAGCCGGGCTGCACCTTCCTCTCGGCTGACTACTCGCAGATCGAGCTCCGACTGATGGCGCACTTCAGCCAGGACGAGGCTCTGATCGAGGCCTTCCGTTCGGGGCAGGACGTCCATCAGGCCACTGCGGCCAAGATCTACGGCCTCAGCCTCGAGGAGGTCACTAGCGACATGCGCCGCAGAGCCAAGACGGCCAACTTCGGCATCATCTACGGCATCTCGGCCTTCGGCCTCAGTGAGCGCCTCTCCATCTCGCGCAAGGAGGCCAAGGAGCTCATCGATGGCTACTTCGCCTCCTACCCCGGCGTCGCCCGCTACATGCACGAGGTGGTCGAGCAGGCCAAGCGGCAGGGCTATGTCTCCACCCTCCTAGGCCGCCGACGCTCCCTGCCCGACATCAACAGCGCCAACGCCGTCGTACGCGGCTATGCCGAGCGCAACGCCATCAACGCCCCGCTGCAGGGCTCGGCCGCCGACCTCATCAAGATCGCCATGATACGCCTCGAGGAGGAGCTGCGCAGCCGTGGCCTACGCTCCGAGATCCTGCTGCAGGTGCATGACGAACTCAATCTCAACGTCCCCCTCGACGAACTCGACGAAGTCACCCACCTCGTACGCACGACGATGGAGGCCGTCTACCCCGAGCTGCGTGTCCCGCTCGAGGTAAGCATCGGCACGGGAGCCAACTGGCTGGAGGCGCACTAA
- a CDS encoding DUF4919 domain-containing protein produces MHLIRRFLTALLALLTLTLSLPDATAARRSKPKTSASAKKSSRSQTPKKSKSKSSSKSSSKSKSKSKGRGKHSSRGRSYVRSYAPSEEQLEQMRQDSLRLRTGGDRPMQQVSDLGVQASELLTTRFRRADTTLTTSELHELYFAVSDRKDTGSFLEHIEREADSLIDRSRFAEALKVVQQGLWRTPTYLPLIKRACDLSLHLKDGKFNTYMYQLVELMSMISHTGTGESWDKAIQVRSASDALLVEQHWHETAREAILSSREQQHAGKTYQVLRIKDSVGAKERERYYLLRPTNNSSDK; encoded by the coding sequence ATGCACCTCATACGTCGCTTCCTCACCGCACTCCTAGCGCTCCTGACGCTCACGCTATCCCTGCCCGATGCCACGGCCGCACGCCGCAGCAAGCCTAAGACCAGCGCGAGTGCCAAGAAGAGCAGCCGCAGCCAGACTCCTAAGAAGTCCAAGAGCAAAAGCTCAAGCAAGAGCTCCAGCAAGTCTAAGAGCAAATCCAAGGGTAGGGGCAAGCACTCCTCCCGCGGCCGCAGCTACGTACGCAGCTATGCCCCCAGCGAGGAGCAGCTCGAGCAGATGCGCCAGGATAGCCTCCGTCTGCGTACGGGTGGCGACCGCCCCATGCAGCAGGTCAGTGACCTCGGCGTGCAGGCCTCCGAGCTGCTGACGACGCGCTTCCGACGTGCCGACACGACGCTCACCACGAGCGAGCTCCACGAGCTTTACTTTGCCGTCTCGGACCGCAAGGATACGGGCTCCTTCCTCGAGCACATAGAGCGCGAGGCGGACTCGCTGATCGATCGCAGCCGCTTTGCTGAGGCGCTCAAGGTCGTCCAGCAGGGCCTGTGGCGTACGCCGACTTACCTCCCCCTGATCAAGCGTGCCTGCGACCTCTCGCTGCACCTCAAGGATGGGAAGTTCAACACCTACATGTACCAGCTGGTCGAGCTGATGAGCATGATCAGCCATACGGGTACGGGTGAGAGCTGGGACAAGGCCATCCAGGTGCGCTCAGCCTCGGATGCCCTGCTGGTGGAGCAGCACTGGCATGAGACGGCACGTGAGGCTATCCTCTCCTCCCGCGAGCAGCAGCACGCGGGCAAGACCTATCAGGTGCTGCGCATCAAGGACTCCGTGGGCGCCAAGGAGCGTGAGCGCTACTACCTCCTCCGTCCTACGAACAACTCCAGCGACAAGTGA
- a CDS encoding MFS transporter has translation MTQRTTSLFTLSAVMLSFFAMGFVDLVGIASNYVQKDLGLSDSEANLFPSLVFFWFLLCSVPTSMVMNRIGRKNTVLVSLVLTVLSLFIPLLGESYWVMLLAFSLLGIGNAIMQTSLNPLLSDLISPDKLASSLTFGQFVKAIASFLAPLIASWGATQVLPELGLGWRILFPIYATIGILSVLALNATRLEHESPSASVSLANCLRLLGRPSILLCFLGIMCHVGIDVGTNTVAPKILMERLGLSLNEAAFATMLYFIFRTAGCLTGSILLRRTSSRSLLGLSALMMLVAMGILALSHQAMLLYIAIALVGLGNSNVFSIVFAEALGREPEHKNEVSGLMIMGVFGGTVFPLLMGYASDWMGQMGAVLVKLLGVLYLLFLTTKMKK, from the coding sequence ATGACACAGCGCACGACCAGCCTCTTCACCCTCTCGGCGGTGATGCTGAGCTTCTTTGCCATGGGCTTCGTGGACCTAGTGGGCATTGCCTCCAACTACGTCCAGAAGGACCTAGGCCTCAGCGACAGCGAGGCCAACCTCTTTCCCTCGCTCGTCTTCTTCTGGTTCCTCCTCTGCTCCGTCCCGACGAGCATGGTGATGAATAGGATCGGGCGCAAGAATACCGTCCTCGTGAGCCTCGTCCTGACGGTGCTCTCGCTCTTCATCCCCCTCCTCGGGGAAAGCTACTGGGTGATGCTCCTAGCCTTCTCGCTCCTGGGGATAGGCAATGCCATCATGCAGACCTCGCTCAACCCACTGCTGAGTGACCTCATCAGCCCCGACAAGCTGGCCAGCAGCCTGACCTTCGGGCAGTTCGTCAAGGCCATAGCCTCCTTCCTCGCTCCGCTTATCGCCTCCTGGGGCGCGACGCAGGTCCTCCCCGAGCTCGGGCTAGGCTGGCGCATCCTCTTCCCCATCTATGCCACTATCGGCATCCTCAGCGTGCTGGCGCTGAACGCCACGCGCCTCGAGCACGAGAGCCCCAGTGCCTCGGTAAGCCTCGCGAACTGTCTGCGCCTGCTGGGCCGCCCCAGCATCCTCCTCTGCTTCCTGGGGATCATGTGCCACGTGGGGATAGACGTGGGGACGAATACCGTAGCGCCCAAGATCCTCATGGAGCGCCTCGGGCTGAGCCTCAACGAGGCCGCCTTCGCCACGATGCTCTACTTCATCTTCCGCACAGCGGGCTGCCTGACGGGCTCCATCCTGCTGCGCCGCACCTCGAGCCGTAGCCTCCTCGGGCTCAGCGCCCTGATGATGCTCGTGGCGATGGGGATCCTCGCACTCTCACACCAAGCGATGCTACTCTACATCGCCATAGCGCTGGTAGGCCTGGGCAATAGCAACGTCTTCTCCATCGTCTTCGCGGAGGCCCTCGGCAGGGAGCCCGAGCACAAGAATGAGGTCAGTGGGCTGATGATCATGGGGGTCTTCGGAGGGACAGTCTTCCCCCTCCTCATGGGCTATGCCAGCGACTGGATGGGGCAGATGGGCGCCGTCCTGGTCAAGCTCCTCGGCGTGCTCTACCTCCTCTTCCTGACGACGAAGATGAAGAAGTAG
- a CDS encoding lipopolysaccharide assembly protein LapB, whose amino-acid sequence MTRYRRWLYSLALLILAPLGLLGQSHERDSLAEQQRQAQYLALIDSSFVAGGRGDYALASRQLREALRLYPRTAMSPMLLNNLGGLQQLQGDTAAALLSYTAALEQDPQEATTRFNRAKLFVRMKRPKAALTDFALLIAQEPKNELYRYQRAMLYLLQQDYAAAELDLKGIIEQNAASLKARIGYALLETMRGNYSEAERLYAYLVDKLPRNAEVYEGRARMYLARGMRGFAQRDINLALEHSGAKPSSTLYRLRAELAQVEGNMRLAAESLRRAEELERSGL is encoded by the coding sequence ATGACCCGATACCGCCGCTGGCTCTATAGCCTCGCCCTCCTCATCCTCGCCCCCCTAGGGCTCCTCGGTCAGAGCCACGAGCGCGACAGTCTCGCCGAGCAGCAGCGTCAGGCCCAGTACCTGGCTCTCATCGACTCTAGCTTCGTCGCTGGCGGCCGTGGGGACTATGCGCTGGCCAGCCGACAGCTGCGCGAGGCCCTGCGTCTCTACCCCCGCACGGCGATGAGCCCCATGCTGCTCAACAACCTCGGCGGCCTGCAGCAGCTCCAGGGCGACACCGCCGCCGCCCTCCTCTCCTACACCGCGGCCCTCGAGCAAGACCCGCAGGAGGCGACCACGCGCTTCAACCGCGCCAAGCTCTTCGTCCGCATGAAGCGCCCCAAGGCCGCCCTCACCGACTTCGCCCTTCTTATCGCCCAGGAGCCCAAGAACGAGCTCTACCGCTACCAGCGCGCCATGCTCTACCTCCTGCAGCAGGACTACGCCGCTGCTGAGCTCGACCTCAAGGGCATCATCGAGCAGAACGCCGCCAGCCTCAAGGCCCGCATCGGCTACGCGCTCCTAGAGACCATGCGGGGCAACTACAGCGAGGCCGAGCGCCTCTACGCCTACCTCGTGGACAAGCTGCCGCGCAATGCCGAGGTCTACGAGGGCCGAGCCCGTATGTATCTGGCGCGCGGCATGCGCGGCTTCGCCCAGCGCGACATCAACCTCGCCCTAGAGCACTCGGGGGCGAAGCCCTCCAGCACGCTCTACAGGCTACGTGCCGAGCTGGCTCAGGTCGAGGGCAATATGCGCCTGGCTGCCGAGTCGCTCCGCCGCGCCGAGGAGCTAGAGCGCAGCGGCCTCTAA